One stretch of Acropora muricata isolate sample 2 chromosome 12, ASM3666990v1, whole genome shotgun sequence DNA includes these proteins:
- the LOC136893885 gene encoding uncharacterized protein codes for MGFITPVTVKMKLLCQSLCKKKMGWDEVLDETSRKIWRNLLKSLKEAEPIRVPGCYFFGVAGRVRSTSPQGFCDASVNAYAAVVYLKIEAVDETYLKFVMSKTRVAPLVEQTIPRLELLSALILVRLISHIRSVLEEFIPISHVTCRSDSEVALYWIRGEDREWKQFVQNRVCEIRSLVPPNAWRHCSSKNNPADIASRGTSPVILAGSTWVSGPDRLKSYEEAMQTSEETTKVKQAPVESLQEAKKEHRELASNLPCSSLLTGSSSMEVSTVIDCKRFSLLHRLLTITALVLRFTRKLKSKGREPGLVPVDITAEDIVEAEELWIRDIQIDLTSSAKFKNWEGEFGMFSDPNGILRCGGRLGNADLSESRNTLPCWTQTIMSPHSS; via the coding sequence ATGGGTTTCATTACCCCAGTGACTGTCAAAATGAAACTGCTTTGCCAAAGTTTGTGTAAGAAGAAGATGGGGTGGGATGAAGTACTGGATGAAACGTCAAGAAAGATTTGGAGAAATCTACTGAAGAGCCTGAAGGAGGCAGAGCCAATCAGGGTGCCAGGATGCTACTTCTTTGGTGTCGCAGGGAGGGTGCGGTCGACAAGCCCACAGGGTTTCTGTGATGCATCAGTCAATGCATATGCAGCTGTAGTGTACTTGAAGATAGAAGCGGTAGATGAAACCTACCTCAAGTTTGTGATGTCGAAGACAAGAGTTGCACCACTTGTTGAGCAAACAATCCCACGTCTTGAACTGCTCTCAGCATTGATTTTGGTCCGACTTATTTCTCATATCCGATCCGTCTTGGAAGAGTTCATTCCAATTTCCCATGTAACATGCAGATCTGACTCAGAAGTAGCACTGTATTGGATTCGTGGAGAAGACCGTGAGTGGAAACAGTTTGTTCAGAACAGGGTATGTGAGATCAGAAGTCTTGTGCCACCAAATGCCTGGAGGCATTGCTCAAGTAAGAACAACCCAGCTGACATAGCATCGCGTGGAACATCACCAGTAATCTTGGCCGGGAGCACATGGGTTTCAGGGCCAGACCGGTTGAAGTCGTACGAAGAGGCAATGCAGACCAGTGAAGAAACCACCAAGGTCAAACAAGCTCCTGTTGAATCTCTGCAGGAAGCAAAGAAGGAACATCGTGAGCTAGCATCAAATCTACCTTGCTCATCACTTCTTACAGGATCCTCTAGCATGGAAGTGAGTACCGTTATTGATTGCAAGAGATTCAGTCTTCTACACAGATTGCTAACAATCACAGCTCTTGTTTTGAGATTTACACGAAAACTGAAGTCCAAGGGGCGGGAGCCCGGACTTGTCCCAGTAGACATCACAGCAGAGGATATCGTAGAAGCGGAAGAACTTTGGATTAGAGATATTCAAATCGATTTAACGTCAAGTGCGAAGTTCAAGAACTGGGAGGGAGAATTTGGAATGTTTTCAGACCCAAACGGAATCCTGAGATGTGGTGGAAGGCTTGGAAATGCAGATTTATCAGAGTCACGAAACACCTTGCCTTGTTGGACGCAAACCATCATGTCACCTCACTCATCGTAA
- the LOC136893886 gene encoding uncharacterized protein: protein MVAGSDRNQKPTCVYCDQHHSSVQSTIVTNAQKCKEILKKSGRCFICIRKNHLSRNCRSQSRCSKCHGRHHSSICDPNETPLSLVSTETQKRESTVDEKRVTSSVNMCVGTKNTVLLQTAKATVYNPGNSHRKMTIGIILDGGSQRSYVTERIRDALNLPVVHSELLIINPFGSNTGIHQQW, encoded by the coding sequence ATGGTGGCTGGATCAGACAGAAATCAGAAACCTACATGTGTTTACTGTGACCAGCATCATTCATCTGTTCAGTCTACTATTGTCACCAATGCTCAAAAGTGCAAGGAAATTTTAAAGAAGAGTGGTCGTTGTTTCATTTGTATCAGGAAAAATCACCTCAGTAGAAATTGCCGTTCACAATCCCGTTGCAGTAAGTGCCATGGACGACATCACTCCAGCATCTGTGATCCTAACGAGACACCTTTAAGCCTGGTCAGTACCGAAACTCAAAAGCGGGAAAGTACAGTTGATGAGAAAAGAGTGACGTCATCTGTGAATATGTGTGTGGGCACAAAGAACACTGTACTCTTGCAGACGGCAAAGGCAACTGTATACAATCCTGGAAACAGCCATCGCAAAATGACCATTGGAATCATACTGGACGGAGGGAGTCAGAGATCGTATGTTACAGAAAGAATCCGCGACGCCTTGAATTTGCCTGTGGTACACTCAGAGTTATTAATAATCAATCCTTTTGGTTCAAACACTGGAATTCACCAGCAGTGGTAA
- the LOC136893887 gene encoding uncharacterized protein yields the protein MELIATLNETILGQVEDEDIEEEIADSSEFMDEIYICLTTLEDATRVEAENVVTPATQANSSQQDQQVDEPGHGSGGGSKVRLPKLQLPSFDGNFKDWSAFWDSFDSAINSNQSLTPIERFSYLRASLRGSVAATINGLSLSSANYEAAVALLKERYGDPQKIINAHMDALFNLPIVENARNLKAARHLYDEVEANVRASRALGRKAEEYGGLLLPLMFHKIPEEIR from the coding sequence ATGGAACTAATCGCGACACTCAACGAAACGATTCTGGGTCAAGTCGAAGATGAGGACATAGAAGAAGAGATTGCAGATTCTTCCGAATTTATGGATGAAATTTATATTTGTTTGACAACACTCGAGGACGCCACGCGCGTAGAGGCTGAAAATGTTGTCACGCCGGCGACGCAAGCAAATTCCTCACAGCAAGACCAGCAAGTCGATGAGCCAGGACATGGAAGTGGTGGCGGGTCAAAGGTAAGACTGCCGAAATTACAGCTACCGTCATTCGATGGCAATTTCAAAGATTGGTCAGCGTTTTGGGACAGCTTCGATTCAGCAATTAATTCAAATCAGTCGCTCACTCctattgaaagattttcttaccTGCGAGCGTCGCTTCGAGGATCTGTGGCGGCCACTATCAATGGTTTGAGTTTGTCAAGTGCGAATTATGAAGCAGCTGTGGCGCTGTTAAAGGAAAGGTATGGAGATccacaaaaaattattaatgctcACATGGATGCACTTTTTAACCTCCCTATTGTTGAAAATGCACGTAATTTAAAGGCCGCGAGGCATCTTTATGATGAAGTGGAGGCAAATGTACGAGCATCGCGTGCACTGGGCCGCAAGGCAGAGGAATATGGAGGTCTCTTGCTTCCCTTGATGTTTCACAAAATACCAGAAGAAATCAGATGA